DNA from Roseimicrobium sp. ORNL1:
GCGAAGCCATCATCGTACGAGGAGAATCCAGCTCCACGCCGATCCGTTATGCCCTGACAGAAAGGACGACGTTTATCGATGAAACCGGCGCACCCGTGCTGGCAGAGAAGATTACCTCTGGCATGCCAATCACCGTGCACTACGTGCGCGACGGAGACCGCATGCTTGCCTCCCGTGTCGTCGTCCGCAGAACGATGAGCACACCCGTGGCCGCCTCCACCACCGCGGGTGGTGTGATCACCAACTTCACCCCTGGTGCGCGATTGATCGTTCGCTCGGAAACTGCCGAGCCTCTCACCTATGCGGTGAGCGGAAGCACCACGTACGTGGATGACGCAGGCACTCCCATCGCAGTGGAGCGAATCGCTCCCGGAGCACCGGTGACCGTGCACTACGTACGCGAAGGTGATCACCTGGTGGCTTCGCGTGTGATCGTCGCAAGACCTGCGGCTGTGGTGTCACCTCCCCCGGTGATTCGACAAACAACTACCACGACCACTACCAAGTCCGACGACGACGATGATGACAATAATTGATGCATTCAGCCGCCCTTTTACCCACCAGAAGCCCCTCGTTGGGGCTTCTCCGGTGCCAATTTCGTTGAACAGGGCGCTGGCGTGCGAATCAATTCAAGTTGCACGATTTCTCCCCCCGTCGAGGATTCCCCAATCAGCCGCACAAAAGTTTAACTGCATGAAAGCCAGCTTCCTTTCGCCCGTCCGGTCCATCCTGTTCGGCGCCGCCATCGCCACTCTGGCCGCCTTCACCCCACCGTCTGCCAGCGCCCAGGAAGGCGGCATCACGGCCAAGGAACTCGCCTCCAGATTGAGCGCGCAGCAGCAGGATGGAAACACCTTCATCCGCCTGAAAATGGTCACCGGCGGCAACGCCCTGCAGGTGCAAATCAAGTCCCGCAAATCCGCCTCGTCCACCGAGGTGGTGTATCAGATCCTATTTCCCAAGGAACAAAAGGGCACCGGCGTGCTCCTGCGCAGCAGCGGCAGTGGCGCGAGCTTTACTCCGCCGGACAAGCTGACCACCATTGAGGCCGGGCAGATGAAGCAGCCGCTCTTCGGCAGCGCCCTCAACTATGAAGATGTGGTGCAGAACTTCTTCGCCTGGGAGAACCAGTCCTTTGCCGGCACGGAGACCATCGACAAAGTGGAGTGCCACATCCTGGAGTCCAAGGGCGGCAAGGGCTCCTACTCCAAGGTGCGCTCATGGATCGACCTGCGTCGCATGGTCCCCATGCGTGTGGAGAAATATTCCTCCTCCGGTGAAGTCGCTCTGCGCATCGACACCACTGACGTGGTTCAGAACGATGGAAAGCACATCCCCGCTAATCTCTCCGCGCGCCGTGGTTCCACGGTCACCGAACTCGACGGCTCACGCATCAAACGTGGTGTAAGCTTCACGGATGCAGATTTTTCACCGGAAGGACTGAAAAATATCAGCGCTCCACGCGGCGGAGACTGAACACACTCAGTCCCAAGTGGTCACATTCTCTTCCCTGATTCACTCCTAAGTTTTGCTCCATGCCTGCGACAGCGACCGACGGCTCAACCAACAACATCGTTTTCGAGGCCAAGGGCCTGAAAAAAAGCTATGACGGAGGCCATGTCCTCGCCCTGCGAGGCGTGGATCTGCAAATCAGGGAAGGAGAATTTGTCGCCATCACGGGACCGAGCGGTTGTGGCAAAAGTACCCTGCTGCAATTGCTGGGCTCCTTCGTGACGCCCACGGAAGGCAGCCTCACTTTTCGCGGCAAGTCGATTCCGGATATGAAGGATGCCTCACACTACCGGTCGCACGACATCGGTTTTGTATTCCAGGCCTTCCATCTGCTTCCCACCTTCACGGTGCTTGAGAATGTGCAGATCCCGATGTTCGAAGGGGCGCTCTCTGTAGCGGAGCGCACGGACCGTGCGAAGGAACTCCTCACCTCTGTTGGCCTCGGACACCGCCTCACGCACTTCCCTTCAGAACTCTCCGGTGGCGAGCGGCAGCGCGTGGCCATCGCACGCGGTCTGGCGAATGGT
Protein-coding regions in this window:
- a CDS encoding outer membrane lipoprotein-sorting protein; translated protein: MKASFLSPVRSILFGAAIATLAAFTPPSASAQEGGITAKELASRLSAQQQDGNTFIRLKMVTGGNALQVQIKSRKSASSTEVVYQILFPKEQKGTGVLLRSSGSGASFTPPDKLTTIEAGQMKQPLFGSALNYEDVVQNFFAWENQSFAGTETIDKVECHILESKGGKGSYSKVRSWIDLRRMVPMRVEKYSSSGEVALRIDTTDVVQNDGKHIPANLSARRGSTVTELDGSRIKRGVSFTDADFSPEGLKNISAPRGGD
- a CDS encoding ABC transporter ATP-binding protein; the protein is MPATATDGSTNNIVFEAKGLKKSYDGGHVLALRGVDLQIREGEFVAITGPSGCGKSTLLQLLGSFVTPTEGSLTFRGKSIPDMKDASHYRSHDIGFVFQAFHLLPTFTVLENVQIPMFEGALSVAERTDRAKELLTSVGLGHRLTHFPSELSGGERQRVAIARGLANGPSVVLADEPTGNLDSENAKQILELLMKLHSERKVTLTLVTHDPSIAEMAGRTIRMKDGRVLSDGTSSAPTA